The following proteins are encoded in a genomic region of Zea mays cultivar B73 chromosome 9, Zm-B73-REFERENCE-NAM-5.0, whole genome shotgun sequence:
- the LOC542727 gene encoding 3-phosphoshikimate 1-carboxyvinyltransferase 2, protein MAAMATKAAAGTVSLDLAAPSRRHHRPSSARPPARPAVRGLRAPGRRVIAAPPAAAAAAAVQAGAEEIVLQPIKEISGTVKLPGSKSLSNRILLLAALSEGTTVVDNLLNSEDVHYMLGALRTLGLSVEADKAAKRAVVVGCGGKFPVEDSKEEVQLFLGNAGTAMRPLTAAVTAAGGNATYVLDGVPRMRERPIGDLVVGLKQLGADVDCFLGTDCPPVRVNGIGGLPGGKVKLSGSISSQYLSALLMAAPLALGDVEIEIIDKLISIPYVEMTLRLMERFGVKAEHSDSWDRFYIKGGQKYKSPKNAYVEGDASSASYFLAGAAITGGTVTVEGCGTTSLQGDVKFAEVLEMMGAKVTWTETSVTVTGPPREPFGRKHLKAIDVNMNKMPDVAMTLAVVALFADGPTAIRDVASWRVKETERMVAIRTELTKLGASVEEGPDYCIITPPEKLNVTAIDTYDDHRMAMAFSLAACAEVPVTIRDPGCTRKTFPDYFDVLSTFVKN, encoded by the exons ATggcggccatggcgaccaaggCCGCCGCGGGCACCGTGTCGCTGGACCTCGCCGCGCCGTCGCGCCGCCACCACCGCCCGAGCTCggcgcgcccgcccgcccgccccgccgtCCGCGGGCTGCGGGCGCCTGGGCGCCGCGTGATCGCCGCGCcgccggcggcggcagcggcggcggcggtgcagGCGGGTGCCGAGGAGATCGTGCTGCAGCCCATCAAGGAGATCTCCGGCACCGTCAAGCTGCCGGGGTCCAAGTCGCTTTCCAACCGGATCCTCCTGCTCGCCGCCCTGTCCGAG GGGACAACAGTGGTTGATAACCTGTTGAACAGTGAGGATGTCCACTACATGCTCGGGGCCTTGAGGACTCTTGGTCTCTCTGTCGAAGCGGACAAAGCTGCCAAAAGAGCTGTAGTTGTTGGCTGTGGTGGAAAGTTCCCAGTTGAGGATTCTAAAGAGGAAGTGCAGCTCTTCTTGGGGAATGCTGGAACTGCAATGCGGCCATTGACAGCAGCTGTTACTGCTGCTGGTGGAAATGCAAC TTACGTGCTTGATGGAGTACCAAGAATGAGGGAGAGACCCATTGGCGACTTGGTTGTCGGATTGAAGCagcttggtgcagatgttgattgtTTCCTTGGCACTGACTGCCCACCTGTTCGTGTCAATGGAATCGGAGGGCTACCTGGTGGCAAG GTCAAGCTGTCTGGCTCCATCAGCAGTCAGTACTTGAGTGCCTTGCTGATGGCTGCTCCTTTGGCTCTTGGGGATGTGGAGATTGAAATCATTGATAAATTAATCTCCATTCCCTACGTCGAAATGACATTGAGATTGATGGAGCGTTTTGGTGTGAAAGCAGAGCATTCTGATAGCTGGGACAGATTCTACATTAAGGGAGGTCAAAAATACAA GTCCCCTAAAAATGCCTATGTTGAAGGTGATGCCTCAAGCGCAAGCTATTTCTTGGCTGGTGCTGCAATTACTGGAGGGACTGTGACTGTGGAAGGTTGTGGCACCACCAGTTTGCAG GGTGATGTGAAGTTTGCTGAGGTACTGGAGATGATGGGAGCGAAGGTTACATGGACCGAGACTAGCGTAACTGTTACTGGCCCACCGCGGGAGCCATTTGGGAGGAAACACCTCAAGGCGATTGATGTCAACATGAACAAGATGCCTGATGTCGCCATGACTCTTGCTGTGGTTGCCCTCTTTGCCGATGGCCCGACAGCCATCAGAGACG TGGCTTCCTGGAGAGTAAAGGAGACCGAGAGGATGGTTGCGATCCGGACGGAGCTAACCAAG CTGGGAGCATCTGTTGAGGAAGGGCCGGACTACTGCATCATCACGCCGCCGGAGAAGCTGAACGTGACGGCGATCGACACGTACGACGACCACAGGATGGCCATGgccttctcccttgccgcctgtgCCGAGGTCCCCGTGACCATCCGGGACCCTGGGTGCACCCGGAAGACCTTCCCCGACTACTTCGATGTGCTGAGCACTTTCGTCAAGAATTAA